A window of Odocoileus virginianus isolate 20LAN1187 ecotype Illinois chromosome 3, Ovbor_1.2, whole genome shotgun sequence genomic DNA:
ggagtttcagcttcagcatcagtccttccaatgaacacccaggactgatctcctttaggatggactggttggagctcctaaTTAGTAATGGTTAAATATGATCACCTATATTCTcaatatgtgtaaaatatatcCCTTGGCACTTTTGACCCTGGAAATCTCAGAGATTTTCCAGTCACGGGGATTAACCCAACTGGGCCAAGATGCAGCATGATAATCTGCTCTCTTGGGAAGAAATTCAGAGTTTTAAATTAAACCACAGTGGAATGGGGActcttttaaaacacatttatttatctatttatttagctGAGCTACATTTTTTattgaggcatgtgggctcttagttgcagcatgtgggatctagttccctgaccagggattgaaccagggggCCTTCTTCATTAGgggttcagagtcttagccactggatcaccagggaagtccctggaatttttaaagaaggaagcCATGGGTACAAGTTAGAGTTTACATTTAAGAGAGTGAAATTAGATGAGGAATAATCTGAAAGAGAATCACTTACTAGGATGTAACTTAGAGGGCCAcacaaaattagagaaaattaagTAGAACAGAATAATTGATACTGTAGGGTGATGAGACTGTCCCTGAGCTAGGTACCCTAAAGTGCCTAAAGGAATTTAGACAGAAGGCTTATTACAAGAATAGAGCTATATTACCAGAGATGTCTGCAAAAACATGAGCAAGGTATGGTGGGGAAAATGCTCAAGGTCTCTATCCAATCTATGTCCCATTGTTTCTGCATGACCCAACAAACACTTTTggaacatttgcttttccatctccatgtcaGTTACGTTCTTCCTCTTTGAAGCCCAAATCACTATTCTCAAATCCTCTTCTGTCTTAAGCTGAAGATGATACATAAAGTGAGGGTTTCAGTCATTTtggtgagttactcagttttcctgggtctctcccatgtatacatgttatttaatgtttgattttctcctgttaatctgtctcatgtcaattcaATTCTTAAACCcaccagaagaacctagaagaacAGAGGAAAATTTTTTCGTCCCCAACAaatgctgatggacatttgtttcTACCTTTGGGCTAcaatgaataatgctgctgtgaacattggtgtacaaatatttgttcatcactgcttttaattctttgggGCATATGCCTAGAattgaaattgctggatcataaggtaatTCTGTGTGTGATTGTTTGAGAAACTACTATACTGTCTTCCACAGCAGTGCGTCATTTTTACACATAATCATTCTTATTTCTTAAGTTATGTCAATCAATTCTTCGCTGTAGGATATTGATACTTGGATACACTGAACCAATATGGAAAGTATATCTCAGCTAAAATTATATGATGCATTATAGAGTTGTCTACCAAACACCTGTAATAACCACATTGGTTAGTTACCAGTCTCTTAGGGGTATGTGTGTTggtgagggaggaagaaagaaaataaaagtaagtaaatCAGAAAAGTAGCAAAAATAATCCCACATCCTCCTACTTTGTCTCAGTTTGGTTTACCTGAGTTTTTGAAGAGATGAATCATAAGGATGGaatgaggaggagaaaaagagagaggagtgTGGTGAAGATAGATGGTAGGACTGGATCAGTCTGCTGTTTCTTAAGTGCTTACTCTGAAATTAATTTCAGTGAGACAGTTTTCCTTGCTCCTCTACTTCATCTCAGGTGTTCTCagagattattttctttctaagatATAATAACGTAAAAAAATATGCAGTTGCCTTATAGCCTTTGAATAAATTAAACCTGTAGGTGAAATATTTatggaagagagagagactgaactacttgattattttattctttgatcaGATTAGTCGCCTCCTGAAGCCGTGGGAAATCACAGTGCTTTGGTACTTGGAGAGAGGTGAATGCAGAGGCATATCTACAATTTTAATTTCTGGCGGGCCTTTCTTCAAGACAACTTTACGATCTTCCCCATggcaaagcctttcactgtgatCCAAAAACAGAGTGTCTTCCAAAGGGCCAGcatggatcccacatgcttctgcgtgctaagaggaagaaaaaaatctgctgtAT
This region includes:
- the SPMIP10 gene encoding sperm-associated microtubule inner protein 10 → MASGKDTCPILPKLPNNCCDENSDKPANKCCEIHLPRFSLKQGMIPRSYVMPWKQNMEFRNVNLKHAEACGIHAGPLEDTLFLDHSERLCHGEDRKVVLKKGPPEIKIVDMPLHSPLSKYQSTVISHGFRRRLI